In candidate division TA06 bacterium, a single window of DNA contains:
- a CDS encoding tetratricopeptide repeat protein, which produces MYSMGVREFTRRFKNAMNRIDCRFAFFLGSGCSVSSGIPAAGTLVRNWLPRLKEVKTGSQNDTDQWVRKAFPQYQKDRPALLYGEVVEAMFSSPQERQIEIERLTDGIDPGFGYAVLAQVMCSKIYGRHCNVALTTNFDDLLADALYLYTNKKPLVIYHESLVGFATVSRSRPLVIKLHGDARLAPRNTELETMELDEGTKRTLKNLLSEMGLVFVGYGGNDRSIVNILDSLPGDALPWGLYWIGERVPDNDMGTWLRKREAKWVRHKDFDELMLLIFNEFGLEHPEWGRFRSLHDTYIGTFKRLSTEVEAKPETTEKRALRRAVHNVAGSFQPWLSLLFRAEALSKTDVEQADKTYQKALRRFPENIYLLGSYAVFLAEKLRKPKQAELYFKKAVEVQPDNAANLANYAVFLQKVAKDFDAAEQMYRNAIELDPTHAYTLSNYAVLLTKVYKDYDTAERYFKKAIELDPRNIDTLRNYAGFLVYARKRYDKAEDYFNEALDLDPSNVDSMCNYAVFLWNVRRNFDKAEKYFKKGTLIEPDNIANLGHYAIFLMSARRNYRLAEKYFEAVFKKDPDNPRSHGGYAILLMNIRMDYDRAEEYFERAVELDPHDPGNLGNYAVFLTNIRANHDGAQQYLEKAFELDPDNGNTIGIYAHFLANVRNKHKEAEELFKEGIKADPNNALNLANYAGFLLARGRHEEGMSMLYRALGTAVDGVLLLECFFYQYAHDTDPHERRLALDRVKELTTCGARSPGWSLRENVKRATTDGHENPEFLATLARVISAEIELEELKSFELWSGGNHA; this is translated from the coding sequence AGTGAAGACCGGAAGCCAGAACGACACTGACCAGTGGGTCAGAAAGGCTTTTCCCCAATATCAAAAGGACAGGCCTGCTTTGCTGTATGGAGAAGTGGTAGAAGCCATGTTTTCAAGCCCTCAGGAAAGGCAAATAGAGATAGAACGACTAACTGACGGGATAGACCCTGGCTTTGGATATGCTGTCTTGGCGCAAGTTATGTGCAGTAAGATCTATGGTAGGCACTGTAATGTTGCTCTCACCACCAATTTCGATGACCTGCTAGCTGATGCCCTATATCTCTACACCAACAAAAAACCCCTCGTAATTTATCACGAGTCATTGGTCGGTTTTGCCACGGTCAGTCGGAGCCGGCCCCTTGTAATAAAGTTGCACGGCGATGCCAGACTTGCCCCTCGAAACACAGAGCTCGAAACAATGGAACTGGATGAGGGAACAAAGCGTACACTCAAGAATTTGCTTTCGGAAATGGGCTTGGTCTTCGTTGGTTACGGTGGAAATGACAGAAGCATAGTAAACATACTCGACAGCCTGCCAGGAGATGCGCTGCCCTGGGGTCTTTACTGGATAGGCGAGAGAGTGCCCGATAATGATATGGGAACTTGGCTGAGAAAAAGAGAAGCGAAGTGGGTTAGGCATAAGGATTTCGATGAGCTTATGCTTCTGATATTCAATGAGTTTGGACTGGAACATCCAGAATGGGGGCGATTTAGGAGCCTGCATGACACATATATTGGGACCTTCAAGAGATTGAGCACCGAAGTGGAGGCCAAGCCTGAGACGACAGAGAAGCGAGCGCTCAGGCGAGCGGTACACAACGTGGCTGGATCCTTTCAGCCATGGCTATCGCTCCTGTTTAGGGCAGAAGCCTTGAGCAAAACGGACGTTGAGCAAGCCGACAAAACATATCAAAAAGCGCTCAGGAGATTTCCTGAAAACATCTATCTCTTGGGCAGTTATGCTGTATTCTTGGCGGAGAAGCTCAGAAAGCCCAAGCAAGCAGAACTGTATTTCAAAAAGGCCGTTGAGGTGCAGCCAGACAACGCAGCGAATCTTGCCAACTATGCAGTTTTTCTGCAGAAGGTGGCCAAAGATTTCGATGCTGCGGAACAGATGTACAGGAATGCAATTGAGCTTGACCCGACGCATGCCTATACGCTCAGCAACTACGCAGTTCTCCTAACTAAGGTCTACAAGGACTACGATACAGCCGAGAGATATTTTAAGAAAGCAATTGAACTTGATCCTAGGAATATTGACACCCTGCGCAACTACGCAGGCTTTCTGGTGTATGCTCGGAAGCGATACGATAAGGCAGAGGACTACTTCAATGAAGCTCTTGACCTAGACCCATCGAATGTGGACAGCATGTGCAACTACGCCGTTTTTCTCTGGAATGTCCGAAGGAACTTTGATAAAGCGGAGAAGTATTTCAAGAAAGGCACCCTGATCGAGCCAGACAATATTGCCAATCTCGGTCACTATGCCATTTTCCTTATGAGCGCCCGTAGGAACTATAGGTTGGCCGAGAAGTATTTCGAGGCGGTATTCAAGAAAGATCCGGATAACCCTCGCAGTCACGGTGGCTATGCTATTTTGCTCATGAACATTCGCATGGACTATGACAGGGCCGAGGAGTATTTCGAAAGGGCAGTTGAGCTTGATCCGCATGACCCTGGTAATCTGGGAAACTATGCCGTTTTTCTCACGAACATTCGTGCAAACCATGATGGCGCTCAGCAATACTTGGAGAAGGCATTTGAGCTCGATCCCGACAACGGGAACACTATTGGTATCTATGCCCACTTTCTGGCGAATGTTCGCAACAAACACAAGGAGGCGGAGGAACTTTTCAAAGAGGGGATCAAGGCTGACCCCAATAATGCCTTGAATCTGGCCAATTATGCTGGTTTTTTGCTGGCTAGAGGTAGACATGAAGAAGGAATGAGCATGCTCTATCGAGCACTGGGAACAGCTGTCGATGGTGTACTGTTGCTTGAATGCTTCTTCTACCAGTATGCGCATGATACAGACCCGCATGAGCGAAGACTGGCACTAGATCGTGTCAAAGAACTGACAACCTGTGGAGCTAGGTCTCCTGGTTGGAGCCTCAGGGAGAATGTGAAGAGAGCCACGACAGATGGGCATGAGAACCCAGAGTTTCTGGCAACTCTGGCCCGAGTCATTTCAGCTGAGATAGAATTAGAGGAACTCAAGAGTTTCGAGCTATGGTCCGGAGGCAACCATGCCTAG